A single Clostridiales bacterium DNA region contains:
- the uvrB gene encoding excinuclease ABC subunit UvrB, translating to MFDLVSDYEPKGDQPKAIRELVDGINKGLKHQTLLGVTGSGKTFTMANIIKEVKKPTLIIAHNKTLAAQLYSEFCEFFPNNCVEYFVSYYDYYQPEAYIPSTDTYIEKDSSINEEIDKLRHRATAALFERRDVIIIASVSCIYGLGDPEDYTDLMLSLRVGMVKDREEIIKKLVEIQYTRNELELKRGRFSVKGDVMEIFPSNTSERIIRIEFFGDEIEKISDIEPITKKVISTRNHVAIFPASHYATTKEKMKVAISSIENELQQRLNVLREEGKLLEAARLEQRTNYDIEMMQEVGFCQGIENYSRHISGREEGSAPYVLMDYFPKEYLLIIDESHVTVPQIGGMYNGDRARKETLVKYGFRLPSAFDNRPLKFNEFEKKINQVIYVSATPASYEKDISSNIVEQIIRPTGLVDPEILVRPIKNQIDDLIGEIAAVVEKKERVLVTTLTKKMAEDLTMYLQNLDIKVEYLHSDIDTLERVEIIRNLRLGKFDVLVGINLLREGLDIPEVSLVVILDADKEGFLRSYTSLIQTIGRAARNVSGRVIMYADVMTNSMRSAISETNRRRYLQLRYNEQHNITPKTIKKKVRDVIELSKPVQDEDCDDTVVEKEYIEDMIKTLTKDMNKASKNLDFEKAASIRDNIARLKQMLSDN from the coding sequence ATGTTTGATTTAGTTTCAGATTATGAGCCAAAAGGTGATCAACCTAAGGCAATACGAGAGTTAGTTGATGGTATAAATAAAGGGTTAAAACACCAGACATTATTGGGAGTTACAGGATCAGGAAAGACATTTACAATGGCAAATATAATAAAAGAGGTAAAGAAGCCAACGCTTATTATTGCACATAATAAAACGTTGGCAGCGCAGCTATATTCTGAGTTTTGTGAATTTTTCCCGAATAATTGTGTTGAGTACTTTGTGTCATATTACGACTATTATCAGCCAGAGGCGTATATACCATCGACTGATACATATATAGAGAAGGATTCATCCATAAATGAGGAGATAGATAAGCTAAGGCATAGGGCTACAGCTGCACTATTTGAACGAAGGGATGTAATAATAATAGCCAGTGTATCGTGTATATATGGTTTAGGGGATCCGGAAGACTACACGGATCTTATGTTGTCGCTTAGGGTTGGAATGGTTAAGGATAGGGAAGAAATAATAAAGAAGCTTGTGGAGATTCAGTATACTAGAAATGAATTGGAATTAAAGAGAGGGCGATTTTCGGTTAAGGGAGATGTGATGGAAATTTTCCCGTCTAACACATCGGAGAGGATAATTAGAATAGAATTTTTTGGAGATGAAATAGAGAAAATTTCTGATATAGAGCCAATAACGAAAAAAGTTATATCAACTAGAAATCATGTTGCAATATTTCCAGCATCCCACTATGCAACGACAAAAGAGAAAATGAAGGTAGCAATATCATCTATAGAAAATGAGTTACAACAAAGACTTAATGTGCTACGGGAAGAAGGAAAGCTTTTAGAGGCAGCAAGGTTGGAACAAAGGACGAATTATGACATAGAGATGATGCAAGAAGTAGGATTTTGTCAGGGGATTGAAAATTATTCAAGGCACATTAGTGGACGAGAAGAAGGCAGTGCGCCATATGTATTGATGGATTATTTTCCCAAAGAGTACCTATTAATAATAGATGAATCGCATGTTACGGTTCCTCAAATAGGAGGCATGTATAATGGAGATAGAGCAAGGAAAGAGACACTTGTAAAATATGGGTTTAGACTTCCATCTGCATTTGATAATAGACCATTAAAATTTAATGAGTTTGAAAAAAAAATAAATCAGGTTATATATGTTAGTGCGACACCAGCAAGTTATGAAAAAGATATTTCTAGTAATATAGTTGAGCAAATAATAAGACCAACAGGTTTAGTTGATCCAGAGATTTTGGTGCGCCCAATAAAAAATCAAATAGACGATCTTATAGGGGAAATAGCGGCTGTGGTAGAAAAAAAAGAACGAGTTTTGGTGACAACTCTTACTAAAAAAATGGCAGAAGATTTAACAATGTATTTACAGAATCTAGATATAAAGGTAGAATATCTTCACTCAGATATAGATACATTAGAGAGAGTTGAAATAATAAGGAATTTGCGCTTGGGTAAGTTTGATGTATTGGTGGGTATAAATCTTTTAAGAGAAGGATTAGATATACCTGAGGTTAGTTTAGTTGTTATATTAGATGCTGATAAGGAAGGATTTTTAAGGTCTTATACATCGCTAATTCAGACAATAGGTAGGGCGGCTAGAAATGTATCAGGTAGAGTGATAATGTATGCGGATGTTATGACTAATTCTATGCGTAGTGCAATTAGTGAGACGAATAGAAGAAGATATTTACAGCTTAGGTACAACGAACAACACAACATAACACCAAAAACAATAAAAAAGAAGGTAAGAGATGTTATAGAACTCTCAAAACCAGTACAGGATGAGGATTGTGATGATACAGTGGTGGAAAAGGAATATATAGAAGATATGATAAAGACACTTACAAAAGATATGAATAAGGCGTCAAAAAATTTAGACTTTGAGAAAGCGGCATCAATACGAGATAACATAGCTAGGTTAAAGCAAATGTTGTCGGATAATTAG
- a CDS encoding YtxH domain-containing protein produces MKNIMDYCLGRNQKKDTFKHIALGAAIGSMVGIVAGMLIKDKNTCQKIKNSSIKLAKDASNAICEAKKIIIHKASNCCSKKPKKEIIELYTDDEC; encoded by the coding sequence ATGAAGAATATAATGGATTATTGTCTTGGAAGAAATCAAAAAAAAGATACCTTTAAACACATTGCTCTAGGCGCTGCTATTGGAAGTATGGTTGGTATCGTAGCCGGAATGCTTATAAAAGATAAAAATACGTGTCAAAAAATAAAAAATAGTTCAATAAAACTTGCAAAGGATGCTAGTAATGCAATTTGTGAAGCAAAGAAAATTATTATTCATAAAGCTAGTAATTGTTGTAGCAAAAAACCTAAGAAAGAAATAATTGAACTTTATACTGATGATGAGTGTTAA
- the spoIVA gene encoding stage IV sporulation protein A: MEINNIYNSIAQRSQGDIYIGVVGPVRTGKSTLIKRFMDKLVLPNIENDFIKDRARDELPQSAAGRTIMTTEPKFVPNEAVKINIDDKVEFKVRLVDCVGYLVNGALGDTENDMPRMVSTPWFKEPIPFTKAAAIGTKKVINEHSTIGLLVTTDGSITDIQREDYCEAEEMVVRELKEINKPFVVVLNSSNPMSQAAKNLRDELFERYKVPVILTNCKELEIDDINKILENILYEFPVSEIGINIPRWIKTLEDDYWLKNSILESVRDTFYTAEKLRDIENCVDNFSKYDFIKKVYIDKINLGVGEVRIDIALKDNLLFKVLGETSGIQIEEEGELVELMREFARIKREYEKIEFALHEVSQKGYGVVMPTKEEITLCKPELLKQGSRFGVKLCASAPSIHMIRADIETQIAPIVGTQKQSEELVEYLIKEFDEEPQKLWETNIFGKSLNELVTEGLQNKLYRMSDDSQYKLQETLQKIINEGNGGLICIIL; encoded by the coding sequence GTGGAAATTAATAATATATATAATTCGATTGCCCAAAGGTCTCAAGGAGATATTTATATAGGGGTTGTAGGGCCAGTAAGAACAGGAAAATCAACTTTGATAAAACGTTTTATGGACAAATTAGTTTTGCCTAATATAGAAAATGATTTTATAAAAGATAGGGCTAGGGATGAGTTGCCACAAAGTGCAGCAGGAAGGACTATAATGACTACTGAGCCTAAGTTTGTACCCAATGAGGCAGTAAAAATAAATATAGATGACAAAGTAGAATTCAAAGTAAGATTAGTTGATTGTGTAGGATATCTTGTGAATGGAGCGTTAGGAGACACAGAAAATGATATGCCAAGAATGGTATCTACGCCTTGGTTTAAGGAACCTATTCCATTTACTAAAGCAGCTGCAATAGGAACAAAGAAAGTTATAAATGAGCATTCAACAATAGGTCTTTTAGTTACGACTGATGGAAGTATAACTGATATACAAAGGGAAGATTATTGTGAAGCGGAGGAGATGGTTGTTAGAGAGTTAAAAGAGATTAATAAGCCATTTGTGGTAGTATTAAACTCAAGCAATCCAATGTCTCAAGCTGCAAAGAATCTTAGGGATGAACTTTTTGAAAGATATAAGGTTCCTGTAATTCTTACAAATTGTAAAGAATTAGAAATTGATGACATAAACAAAATACTCGAAAATATTTTGTATGAGTTTCCGGTGTCTGAGATAGGAATAAATATTCCTAGATGGATAAAAACCCTAGAAGATGATTATTGGTTGAAAAATTCTATTTTGGAAAGTGTAAGGGATACGTTTTATACGGCAGAAAAACTGCGAGATATTGAAAATTGTGTAGATAATTTTAGTAAGTATGATTTTATAAAAAAAGTTTATATAGATAAAATAAATCTTGGGGTAGGAGAAGTTAGGATAGACATAGCATTAAAAGATAATTTATTGTTTAAAGTTTTAGGCGAAACATCGGGAATACAGATAGAAGAAGAGGGCGAACTGGTAGAATTAATGAGAGAGTTTGCAAGAATAAAAAGAGAATATGAGAAGATAGAGTTTGCGCTACATGAGGTAAGTCAAAAGGGCTATGGAGTAGTTATGCCGACAAAGGAAGAAATTACACTTTGCAAACCAGAGTTATTAAAACAGGGTTCGCGGTTTGGTGTTAAATTGTGTGCGAGTGCTCCATCTATACATATGATTAGAGCAGATATAGAGACGCAGATTGCACCTATTGTTGGAACGCAAAAGCAATCTGAAGAATTAGTTGAGTACCTGATAAAAGAATTTGACGAAGAACCACAAAAACTTTGGGAGACAAATATTTTTGGGAAATCATTAAATGAATTGGTTACTGAAGGCTTGCAAAATAAGCTATATAGAATGTCAGATGATTCACAATATAAATTGCAGGAGACGTTGCAAAAAATAATAAATGAAGGTAACGGAGGGTTAATTTGTATAATATTGTAG